One window of the Triticum dicoccoides isolate Atlit2015 ecotype Zavitan chromosome 3B, WEW_v2.0, whole genome shotgun sequence genome contains the following:
- the LOC119281340 gene encoding uncharacterized protein LOC119281340, translated as MRTRAVAAWSSRPPRWRRSSIYKARSRERGGQTSRAVAANKQATRSNLLDRVEIRSTWIDLMARGKVAEWIRKRAMPRKPAAGRRSRASGASEPILRDAEESWSGATGAPAPMPARKSPGSGKGANGGAAAHSSSKVRAVGFLSALRWRPRVNVLAVVYEKVVYHVMWLVESVVVVGRLIFFLMRFGFKQL; from the coding sequence ATGCGCACCCGAGCTGTGGCGGCATGGTCGTCTCGCCCACCGCGTTGGCGTCGCAGCAGCATATATAAAGCTCGGTCGAGAGAACGAGGAGGTCAGACGTCCAGAGCTGTAGCAGCAAACAAGCAAGCAACAAGAAGCAACTTACTCGATCGAGTGGAAATCCGTTCAACTTGGATTGATCTGATGGCGCGCGGTAAGGTGGCCGAGTGGATACGGAAGCGGGCGATGCCGAGGAAGCCGGCGGCCGGGCGCCGGAGCAGGGCCAGCGGGGCGTCGGAGCCGATACTAAGAGACGCGGAGGAGAGCTGGAGCGGCGCCACCGGGGCGCCGGCGCCGATGCCTGCTAGAAAGAGCCCcgggagcgggaagggtgccaatggcggcgcggcggcgcactCGAGCTCGAAGGTCCGGGCGGTCGGCTTCTTGTCGGCGCTGCGGTGGCGGCCGCGCGTGAACGTGCTGGCGGTGGTGTACGAGAAGGTGGTGTACCACGTGATGTGGCTGGTGGAGTCCGTGGTGGTGGTGGGGAGGCTCATCTTCTTCCTCATGCGCTTCGGCTTCAAGCAGCTCTGA
- the LOC119276344 gene encoding aspartic proteinase oryzasin-1-like isoform X1: MGHHETHGICTILSLLLVWSTLVSAGDDGLVRIALKKRPAMEDIYNTPVPKSTRENSGAGSKVHPVREAVNQVRAQAQRIFTEAAAMEQRLKRRWSHRGIGGNRRVREGYQAVVPLKNYVNAQYFGQIGVGSPPQNFTVVFDTGSANLWVPSAECFFSLACYFHPKYVSRRSSTYKENGTPASIHYEKGANFGFYSQDQVTIGNLVVNNQEFIEATYEPGFTFLAAKFDGILGLGFKEISVEGSVPVWYNMVAQGLVNQHVFSLWLNRNANNGDGGEIVFGGSDPKHYKGSHTYTRVTRKAYWQFEMGDFLIGGKSTGICVDGCAAIADSGTSLIAGPIGVIAQINERIGATGVANEECKQVVSGYGQEMIELLKSETPPTQVCSKIGLCAFDGTSGVSAGIKRVTGEGQTTSLDSMFDATCNACEMAMTWTQSEFVQNHTKEGMLEYAIGMPSPVGSYVDCRHIDSLQSVSFSIGGRIFELQPEQYILKVGDGFMAQCISGFTSLDIPPPVGPLWILGDVFMGAYHTIFDYDKMSIGFADSA; this comes from the exons ATGGGGCATCACGAAACTCATGGTATCTGTACCATTCTCTCCCTACTGCTAGTGTGGAGTACCCTCGTAtctgccggagacgatggcctggtCCGTATTGCTTTGAAGAAGAGGCCGGCAATGGAAGACATCTATAACACACCAGTGCCAAAGAGTACAAGGGAGAACAGCGGGGCAGGGAGTAAGGTTCATCCGGTGAGGGAGGCAGTTAACCAAGTTCGCGCCCAGGCACAAAGGATATTCACAGAGGCTGCGGCCATGGAACAGCGGCTCAAGCGCCGTTGGAGTCACAGAGGGATCGGAGGAAACAGACGTGTGCGCGAAGGTTACCAGGCCGTCGTCCCGCTCAAGAACTACGTGAACGCTCAATATTTTGGGCAGATTGGAGTTGGCTCCCCGCCACAGAATTTCACGGTGGTCTTTGACACGGGGAGCGCCAACCTCTGGGTACCTTCCGCCGAGTGCTTCTTCTCG CTTGCTTGCTACTTCCATCCCAAGTATGTATCAAGACGGTCCAGCACCTACAAGGAGAACG GAACACCTGCTTCCATTCATTATGAAAAAGGAGCAAATTTTGGATTTTACAGTCAAGATCAAGTAACTATTGGAAATCTAGTTGTAAACAATCAG GAATTCATTGAAGCTACTTACGAGCCTGGCTTTACATTTTTAGCAGCAAAATTCGATGGCATCCTTGGACTTGGATTCAAGGAAATTTCGGTTGAAGGCTCAGTTCCAGTCTG GTACAATATGGTTGCACAAGGCCTTGTGAACCAACATGTTTTCTCCCTTTGGTTAAATCGAAATGCAAACAATGGGGATGGAGGTGAAATTGTTTTCGGAGGTAGTGACCCCAAACATTACAAAGGCAGCCATACATACACCCGAGTAACCCGGAAAGCATACTGGCAG TTTGAAATGGGAGACTTTCTTATTGGTGGGAAGAGCACTG GAATTTGTGTGGATGGATGTGCAGCAATAGCAGACTCCGGAACTTCATTGATTGCTGGTCCAATA GGTGTCATTGCCCAGATCAATGAGCGAATTGGAGCCACTGGAGTGGCTAACGAAGAGTGCAAACAAGTCGTTTCTGGATATGGGCAAGAAATGATCGAGTTGCTAAAATCTGAG ACACCACCCACACAAGTGTGTTCGAAGATTGGGCTCTGCGCATTTGATGGAACTAGTGGAGTAAG TGCTGGTATTAAGAGGGTAACGGGAGAGGGACAAACAACATCTTTAGATAGCATGTTTGACGCTACATGCAATGCGTGCGAGATGGCGATGACGTGGACGCAAAGCGAATTCGTTCAAAATCATACCAAGGAGGGCATGTTGGAGTATGCGATCGG TATGCCTAGTCCCGTGGGCTCATATGTGGACTGTAGACATATTGATTCCTTACAAAGTGTCTCATTCAGTATAGGTGGAAGGATATTTGAGCTCCAACCAGAACAG TACATTCTTAAGGTTGGCGATGGATTCATGGCTCAATGTATTAGCGGATTCACGTCTTTGGACATTCCCCCTCCAGTAGGCCCTCTCTG GATACTAGGTGATGTCTTCATGGGAGCATACCACACCATCTTTGACTACGACAAGATGAGTATTGGCTTCGCAGATTCTGCATGA
- the LOC119276344 gene encoding aspartic proteinase oryzasin-1-like isoform X2: MGHHETHGICTILSLLLVWSTLVSAGDDGLVRIALKKRPAMEDIYNTPVPKSTRENSGAGSKVHPVREAVNQVRAQAQRIFTEAAAMEQRLKRRWSHRGIGGNRRVREGYQAVVPLKNYVNAQYFGQIGVGSPPQNFTVVFDTGSANLWVPSAECFFSLACYFHPKYVSRRSSTYKENGTPASIHYEKGANFGFYSQDQVTIGNLVVNNQEFIEATYEPGFTFLAAKFDGILGLGFKEISVEGSVPVWYNMVAQGLVNQHVFSLWLNRNANNGDGGEIVFGGSDPKHYKGSHTYTRVTRKAYWQFEMGDFLIGGKSTGICVDGCAAIADSGTSLIAGPIGVIAQINERIGATGVANEECKQVVSGYGQEMIELLKSETPPTQVCSKIGLCAFDGTSGVSAGIKRVTGEGQTTSLDSMFDATCNACEMAMTWTQSEFVQNHTKEGMLEYAIGIGGRIFELQPEQYILKVGDGFMAQCISGFTSLDIPPPVGPLWILGDVFMGAYHTIFDYDKMSIGFADSA, translated from the exons ATGGGGCATCACGAAACTCATGGTATCTGTACCATTCTCTCCCTACTGCTAGTGTGGAGTACCCTCGTAtctgccggagacgatggcctggtCCGTATTGCTTTGAAGAAGAGGCCGGCAATGGAAGACATCTATAACACACCAGTGCCAAAGAGTACAAGGGAGAACAGCGGGGCAGGGAGTAAGGTTCATCCGGTGAGGGAGGCAGTTAACCAAGTTCGCGCCCAGGCACAAAGGATATTCACAGAGGCTGCGGCCATGGAACAGCGGCTCAAGCGCCGTTGGAGTCACAGAGGGATCGGAGGAAACAGACGTGTGCGCGAAGGTTACCAGGCCGTCGTCCCGCTCAAGAACTACGTGAACGCTCAATATTTTGGGCAGATTGGAGTTGGCTCCCCGCCACAGAATTTCACGGTGGTCTTTGACACGGGGAGCGCCAACCTCTGGGTACCTTCCGCCGAGTGCTTCTTCTCG CTTGCTTGCTACTTCCATCCCAAGTATGTATCAAGACGGTCCAGCACCTACAAGGAGAACG GAACACCTGCTTCCATTCATTATGAAAAAGGAGCAAATTTTGGATTTTACAGTCAAGATCAAGTAACTATTGGAAATCTAGTTGTAAACAATCAG GAATTCATTGAAGCTACTTACGAGCCTGGCTTTACATTTTTAGCAGCAAAATTCGATGGCATCCTTGGACTTGGATTCAAGGAAATTTCGGTTGAAGGCTCAGTTCCAGTCTG GTACAATATGGTTGCACAAGGCCTTGTGAACCAACATGTTTTCTCCCTTTGGTTAAATCGAAATGCAAACAATGGGGATGGAGGTGAAATTGTTTTCGGAGGTAGTGACCCCAAACATTACAAAGGCAGCCATACATACACCCGAGTAACCCGGAAAGCATACTGGCAG TTTGAAATGGGAGACTTTCTTATTGGTGGGAAGAGCACTG GAATTTGTGTGGATGGATGTGCAGCAATAGCAGACTCCGGAACTTCATTGATTGCTGGTCCAATA GGTGTCATTGCCCAGATCAATGAGCGAATTGGAGCCACTGGAGTGGCTAACGAAGAGTGCAAACAAGTCGTTTCTGGATATGGGCAAGAAATGATCGAGTTGCTAAAATCTGAG ACACCACCCACACAAGTGTGTTCGAAGATTGGGCTCTGCGCATTTGATGGAACTAGTGGAGTAAG TGCTGGTATTAAGAGGGTAACGGGAGAGGGACAAACAACATCTTTAGATAGCATGTTTGACGCTACATGCAATGCGTGCGAGATGGCGATGACGTGGACGCAAAGCGAATTCGTTCAAAATCATACCAAGGAGGGCATGTTGGAGTATGCGATCGG TATAGGTGGAAGGATATTTGAGCTCCAACCAGAACAG TACATTCTTAAGGTTGGCGATGGATTCATGGCTCAATGTATTAGCGGATTCACGTCTTTGGACATTCCCCCTCCAGTAGGCCCTCTCTG GATACTAGGTGATGTCTTCATGGGAGCATACCACACCATCTTTGACTACGACAAGATGAGTATTGGCTTCGCAGATTCTGCATGA
- the LOC119276344 gene encoding aspartic proteinase oryzasin-1-like isoform X3: MGHHETHGICTILSLLLVWSTLVSAGDDGLVRIALKKRPAMEDIYNTPVPKSTRENSGAGSKVHPVREAVNQVRAQAQRIFTEAAAMEQRLKRRWSHRGIGGNRRVREGYQAVVPLKNYVNAQYFGQIGVGSPPQNFTVVFDTGSANLWVPSAECFFSLACYFHPKYVSRRSSTYKENGTPASIHYEKGANFGFYSQDQVTIGNLVVNNQEFIEATYEPGFTFLAAKFDGILGLGFKEISVEGSVPVWYNMVAQGLVNQHVFSLWLNRNANNGDGGEIVFGGSDPKHYKGSHTYTRVTRKAYWQFEMGDFLIGGKSTGICVDGCAAIADSGTSLIAGPIGVIAQINERIGATGVANEECKQVVSGYGQEMIELLKSETPPTQVCSKIGLCAFDGTSGVSAGIKRVTGEGQTTSLDSMFDATCNACEMAMTWTQSEFVQNHTKEGMLEYAIGSATVCLVPWAHMWTVDILIPYKVSHSV; the protein is encoded by the exons ATGGGGCATCACGAAACTCATGGTATCTGTACCATTCTCTCCCTACTGCTAGTGTGGAGTACCCTCGTAtctgccggagacgatggcctggtCCGTATTGCTTTGAAGAAGAGGCCGGCAATGGAAGACATCTATAACACACCAGTGCCAAAGAGTACAAGGGAGAACAGCGGGGCAGGGAGTAAGGTTCATCCGGTGAGGGAGGCAGTTAACCAAGTTCGCGCCCAGGCACAAAGGATATTCACAGAGGCTGCGGCCATGGAACAGCGGCTCAAGCGCCGTTGGAGTCACAGAGGGATCGGAGGAAACAGACGTGTGCGCGAAGGTTACCAGGCCGTCGTCCCGCTCAAGAACTACGTGAACGCTCAATATTTTGGGCAGATTGGAGTTGGCTCCCCGCCACAGAATTTCACGGTGGTCTTTGACACGGGGAGCGCCAACCTCTGGGTACCTTCCGCCGAGTGCTTCTTCTCG CTTGCTTGCTACTTCCATCCCAAGTATGTATCAAGACGGTCCAGCACCTACAAGGAGAACG GAACACCTGCTTCCATTCATTATGAAAAAGGAGCAAATTTTGGATTTTACAGTCAAGATCAAGTAACTATTGGAAATCTAGTTGTAAACAATCAG GAATTCATTGAAGCTACTTACGAGCCTGGCTTTACATTTTTAGCAGCAAAATTCGATGGCATCCTTGGACTTGGATTCAAGGAAATTTCGGTTGAAGGCTCAGTTCCAGTCTG GTACAATATGGTTGCACAAGGCCTTGTGAACCAACATGTTTTCTCCCTTTGGTTAAATCGAAATGCAAACAATGGGGATGGAGGTGAAATTGTTTTCGGAGGTAGTGACCCCAAACATTACAAAGGCAGCCATACATACACCCGAGTAACCCGGAAAGCATACTGGCAG TTTGAAATGGGAGACTTTCTTATTGGTGGGAAGAGCACTG GAATTTGTGTGGATGGATGTGCAGCAATAGCAGACTCCGGAACTTCATTGATTGCTGGTCCAATA GGTGTCATTGCCCAGATCAATGAGCGAATTGGAGCCACTGGAGTGGCTAACGAAGAGTGCAAACAAGTCGTTTCTGGATATGGGCAAGAAATGATCGAGTTGCTAAAATCTGAG ACACCACCCACACAAGTGTGTTCGAAGATTGGGCTCTGCGCATTTGATGGAACTAGTGGAGTAAG TGCTGGTATTAAGAGGGTAACGGGAGAGGGACAAACAACATCTTTAGATAGCATGTTTGACGCTACATGCAATGCGTGCGAGATGGCGATGACGTGGACGCAAAGCGAATTCGTTCAAAATCATACCAAGGAGGGCATGTTGGAGTATGCGATCGG CTCTGCCACAGTATGCCTAGTCCCGTGGGCTCATATGTGGACTGTAGACATATTGATTCCTTACAAAGTGTCTCATTCAGTATAG
- the LOC119276344 gene encoding aspartic proteinase oryzasin-1-like isoform X4, which produces MGHHETHGICTILSLLLVWSTLVSAGDDGLVRIALKKRPAMEDIYNTPVPKSTRENSGAGSKVHPVREAVNQVRAQAQRIFTEAAAMEQRLKRRWSHRGIGGNRRVREGYQAVVPLKNYVNAQYFGQIGVGSPPQNFTVVFDTGSANLWVPSAECFFSLACYFHPKYVSRRSSTYKENGTPASIHYEKGANFGFYSQDQVTIGNLVVNNQEFIEATYEPGFTFLAAKFDGILGLGFKEISVEGSVPVWYNMVAQGLVNQHVFSLWLNRNANNGDGGEIVFGGSDPKHYKGSHTYTRVTRKAYWQFEMGDFLIGGKSTGICVDGCAAIADSGTSLIAGPIGVIAQINERIGATGVANEECKQVVSGYGQEMIELLKSETPPTQVCSKIGLCAFDGTSGVSAGIKRVTGEGQTTSLDSMFDATCNACEMAMTWTQSEFVQNHTKEGMLEYAIGWKDI; this is translated from the exons ATGGGGCATCACGAAACTCATGGTATCTGTACCATTCTCTCCCTACTGCTAGTGTGGAGTACCCTCGTAtctgccggagacgatggcctggtCCGTATTGCTTTGAAGAAGAGGCCGGCAATGGAAGACATCTATAACACACCAGTGCCAAAGAGTACAAGGGAGAACAGCGGGGCAGGGAGTAAGGTTCATCCGGTGAGGGAGGCAGTTAACCAAGTTCGCGCCCAGGCACAAAGGATATTCACAGAGGCTGCGGCCATGGAACAGCGGCTCAAGCGCCGTTGGAGTCACAGAGGGATCGGAGGAAACAGACGTGTGCGCGAAGGTTACCAGGCCGTCGTCCCGCTCAAGAACTACGTGAACGCTCAATATTTTGGGCAGATTGGAGTTGGCTCCCCGCCACAGAATTTCACGGTGGTCTTTGACACGGGGAGCGCCAACCTCTGGGTACCTTCCGCCGAGTGCTTCTTCTCG CTTGCTTGCTACTTCCATCCCAAGTATGTATCAAGACGGTCCAGCACCTACAAGGAGAACG GAACACCTGCTTCCATTCATTATGAAAAAGGAGCAAATTTTGGATTTTACAGTCAAGATCAAGTAACTATTGGAAATCTAGTTGTAAACAATCAG GAATTCATTGAAGCTACTTACGAGCCTGGCTTTACATTTTTAGCAGCAAAATTCGATGGCATCCTTGGACTTGGATTCAAGGAAATTTCGGTTGAAGGCTCAGTTCCAGTCTG GTACAATATGGTTGCACAAGGCCTTGTGAACCAACATGTTTTCTCCCTTTGGTTAAATCGAAATGCAAACAATGGGGATGGAGGTGAAATTGTTTTCGGAGGTAGTGACCCCAAACATTACAAAGGCAGCCATACATACACCCGAGTAACCCGGAAAGCATACTGGCAG TTTGAAATGGGAGACTTTCTTATTGGTGGGAAGAGCACTG GAATTTGTGTGGATGGATGTGCAGCAATAGCAGACTCCGGAACTTCATTGATTGCTGGTCCAATA GGTGTCATTGCCCAGATCAATGAGCGAATTGGAGCCACTGGAGTGGCTAACGAAGAGTGCAAACAAGTCGTTTCTGGATATGGGCAAGAAATGATCGAGTTGCTAAAATCTGAG ACACCACCCACACAAGTGTGTTCGAAGATTGGGCTCTGCGCATTTGATGGAACTAGTGGAGTAAG TGCTGGTATTAAGAGGGTAACGGGAGAGGGACAAACAACATCTTTAGATAGCATGTTTGACGCTACATGCAATGCGTGCGAGATGGCGATGACGTGGACGCAAAGCGAATTCGTTCAAAATCATACCAAGGAGGGCATGTTGGAGTATGCGATCGG GTGGAAGGATATTTGA